A region from the Bacteroidota bacterium genome encodes:
- a CDS encoding tetratricopeptide repeat protein, translated as MLSHAASSDSLLQLLPGTSGRERVELLNLIAQEIAEDNPSEALQYAGEALALSQKAGYRKQEALALKILADATYYLENFTGAIDYYAASAEVVLDMNGEEDPDYIRRIGDIGYCYNIMDQSGKAYYYFMKELDLAIKINFQDEIATAHNNLGYIYTEWGDYGEAADHFKSALEIDRAAGVTTYLSTAYNNLGKVYELWGKYDEAISWYTEALRIDETRGNKAGIAVRMSNIGTTYLTWKKYHEALDYFEKALELERQVGDGAKIGRRLAYIGETWLALDNHNLALSYFKQALPFFQARALDHDLARLYRSMGKYYLSIGNYREALNYFETSQELAKSGKLKPLLMSNLRDLSEVYEKTGQATQALSAYKSFSEMKDSVFTTESSKKLAEYRARYENEQIQHENDILKKDADLRRKNHAFLWVLFSLVATALASTLIIFRFRAANLRQQKVIAEQHAENLHKDLELKNNELAYHAMCIVQNNETVSRMTESVKEMLQADQPPEKLGDILDHLKTMKNDKAWKEFEIRFTQVHSEFYDRLQATFPDLTPNEKKLCAFLRLNMTTKDIAAITHQTPHSINVARTRLRKKLNLSNNEENLINFLMNF; from the coding sequence ATGCTTTCTCACGCTGCCAGCAGCGATAGTCTGCTTCAGCTGTTACCAGGGACAAGCGGAAGGGAAAGAGTAGAATTGCTTAACCTCATTGCCCAGGAAATTGCTGAGGACAATCCGTCGGAAGCTCTTCAGTACGCTGGAGAGGCGCTGGCCCTTTCTCAAAAGGCCGGTTACCGCAAACAGGAAGCCCTGGCATTGAAAATCCTCGCGGATGCTACGTATTACCTGGAAAATTTTACCGGCGCTATTGATTACTATGCCGCATCGGCAGAGGTAGTTCTTGATATGAACGGAGAGGAAGATCCTGACTATATCCGGCGAATTGGGGATATCGGCTATTGTTATAATATAATGGATCAAAGCGGGAAAGCCTATTATTATTTCATGAAGGAGCTGGATCTGGCTATAAAAATAAATTTTCAGGATGAAATAGCCACAGCTCATAACAACCTTGGATATATTTACACTGAATGGGGCGATTACGGAGAGGCAGCAGATCATTTTAAAAGCGCGTTGGAGATTGACAGGGCCGCCGGAGTCACTACCTATCTTTCCACAGCCTACAATAACCTCGGGAAAGTATATGAGTTATGGGGCAAATACGATGAGGCCATTTCCTGGTATACCGAAGCACTGCGCATTGACGAAACAAGGGGTAACAAGGCCGGTATAGCCGTCAGGATGAGCAATATAGGCACGACATACCTGACATGGAAAAAATATCACGAAGCCCTGGATTATTTTGAAAAAGCACTGGAGCTTGAACGACAAGTGGGTGATGGAGCCAAAATTGGCCGCCGGCTGGCTTATATTGGCGAGACCTGGTTAGCACTTGATAATCATAACCTTGCCCTATCCTATTTTAAGCAGGCTCTCCCCTTCTTTCAGGCAAGGGCACTTGATCATGACCTCGCACGCTTGTACAGGAGCATGGGGAAATATTATCTGTCAATTGGCAATTACCGGGAAGCCTTGAATTACTTTGAGACAAGTCAGGAACTGGCCAAATCAGGCAAGCTTAAGCCATTGCTAATGAGCAACCTGAGAGACCTTTCGGAAGTTTATGAAAAAACCGGACAAGCTACCCAGGCTTTATCGGCATATAAGAGTTTTTCGGAAATGAAAGACTCTGTTTTTACTACCGAAAGCAGCAAGAAACTGGCCGAATACAGGGCACGTTATGAAAATGAGCAGATACAACATGAAAACGATATCCTGAAAAAAGATGCCGATCTCCGCAGAAAAAACCATGCATTCCTTTGGGTGCTGTTCAGCCTGGTTGCCACAGCGCTGGCTTCGACACTGATCATCTTCCGCTTTCGGGCGGCCAACCTCAGGCAGCAAAAGGTTATTGCCGAACAACACGCTGAAAACCTGCATAAGGACCTGGAACTGAAGAACAACGAGCTGGCTTATCATGCCATGTGCATCGTTCAGAACAATGAAACTGTCAGCCGCATGACGGAATCTGTAAAAGAGATGCTGCAAGCCGATCAGCCACCGGAAAAGCTGGGAGATATCCTGGATCACCTGAAAACCATGAAAAATGATAAAGCCTGGAAAGAATTCGAAATCCGGTTCACCCAGGTACATAGTGAGTTTTACGACCGTTTGCAGGCGACATTCCCAGACCTAACCCCCAACGAGAAAAAACTTTGTGCATTTTTACGACTGAATATGACCACCAAAGATATTGCTGCCATTACCCATCAGACACCTCATAGCATTAATGTAGCCCGAACCCGGCTGCGAAAAAAACTGAACCTGTCCAATAATGAGGAGAACCTGATTAATTTTTTGATGAATTTCTAA
- a CDS encoding T9SS type A sorting domain-containing protein, translating to MKTQISTLCFIACLCSHGFTQEKPPVAVDDYAATATGQTIAVNVLANDYGMEGHYLKIFNAIDMQVNFNDSLIIFTPDPEFSGVKKLKYLIKDTVNGLYSGVACLYISVGNPLNEKEIPPENHIITIYPNPAGDYLSISGIPSGYNGNYQILDISGRKVMEGKTSETLNVSGLAPGLYVFRIIFPLPILSHSGQSKQEHKNSFWTYNQIVKL from the coding sequence ATGAAAACTCAAATATCAACATTATGCTTCATAGCTTGTCTATGCAGCCATGGTTTTACCCAGGAAAAACCTCCGGTAGCGGTTGATGATTATGCAGCAACAGCGACCGGACAAACCATTGCCGTGAACGTACTGGCCAATGATTATGGCATGGAAGGCCATTATCTTAAAATCTTTAATGCCATTGATATGCAGGTTAATTTTAACGACAGTCTGATCATTTTTACGCCCGATCCTGAATTCTCAGGGGTTAAAAAGCTAAAATACCTGATAAAGGATACTGTTAACGGTCTTTATTCAGGAGTGGCCTGTTTGTATATCAGTGTAGGCAATCCATTAAATGAAAAAGAGATCCCACCTGAAAATCATATCATTACGATCTATCCCAATCCGGCCGGTGATTATCTCAGTATTTCAGGCATACCGTCCGGTTATAATGGCAATTACCAGATCCTGGATATATCCGGAAGAAAAGTTATGGAAGGTAAAACCAGCGAAACCCTGAATGTTTCAGGATTAGCACCGGGATTGTATGTATTCAGGATTATCTTCCCTTTACCCATTTTAAGCCACTCCGGGCAGTCAAAACAGGAACATAAAAATTCGTTTTGGACTTATAATCAGATAGTAAAGTTATAA
- a CDS encoding T9SS type A sorting domain-containing protein, producing the protein MKKAFTLSLILAIAFIMNSFAETTDFSGDIYVGSDQTYTSLTQDSDAGLFKALNNGTVTGDITVYITSNTPETGSIPLNEFAAPYTLTIRPDAAEERRIAGNCTFSRGIVQLNGADRVTIDGSYGGSGHYLTIENSYWNNQVAAIQFTSTGAGLGCTNNTIRNCIIKTGYKDGDSYGIYLGGSNLGTSYPGPDNDNNTFENNIINDAYYGIYVKGNSSGWVDGLVISGNSFGTTSSSIGYTGIYVEYADGAEISHNNITNFTGTKNSLNGIWIHTGVLNTEVSENTIHGIYSNTGGVKGIRAYNTSASCGIILYNNLIYDIGGPGDSSPETYGTLGIYIYGANDGIKIYYNTVNLYGTYSKNSATKSAAFYTDNGPTGLDIRNNIFCNSIYNSNHSGAKAYAIYNETSSSAIYTEIDYNDYYVSGTQGILGYLSSDKTTLEQWQTATGEDDNSLAVDPLFRSSSQPQPVTGSPVLDEATPLAAVTTDYLGVTRDATTPTMGAYEEAYVIPTLDWANLESPASATAPEGTTLSVTAQVRENGVTTGQGQGAGIEAWIGWSTSDTDPSTWSDWVEASYSGDDGNNDEYTALISGDFDAGDYYFASRFRITDGNYQYGGYSVGGGDFWDGNYYVSGELTVSNNSVSWANIHSPDTVDVMDGNTTEIYARLEVPNVTSLDSASTGIVCYIGWSDQDTDPSTWSDWEEATFNQRDGNHHEYVATLGTGLAQGTYYYASRFTLCNDAPVYGGYSDAGGGFWNGTTNISGVLNITPVMLNVPFSENFDSYQPPLLPGGWTVEDANMNGVAWENYSYMMATYSFGTEAMDDWFFTPAISLTAGVTYRLGFTYAVDDETRPHKLEVKYGDANNSAAMTSSAIFSNTNITNTMFETAECELTPSVTGIYYIGWHGFSNADMYSLYVDDIEFEMINSWSGLINQYWSNPGNWASGYVPTSATNASITSPHQVIVDIPDATCRNLTIQNGAKLTINPGMGLHVTASIINPGLEAGLLILSDNTGTGSLLHNNAAVRGVFQRYIAASDWVNGTGDYHFVSSPVINAEISGNWTPVGGGDDYDFFGYDGGLDLWLNQKLPENSITNFEEATGYLVAYQQDKTQVFSGELNVGGVSWSRSINQDTYVLTGNPFACAIRWNGAGASWMLDGVADIAKIWNRANLSYTDLMPGDIIPATNAFMALGEGIYANVTVQLSIPPDARLISSTAFYKSDETLGIFLKVSEAGGGSAQESRIMPHEAASGSFNPDCDSKFYAGYAPKFYSMKGSEPLSTYAVKDFTQVQAIPFGFEKNEAGEFVLEMIKEKSIESPEVYLSDLKTGVVQNLSKNPAYHFISDSWDDPNRFVIHTGQVSIADPEQENELYVYYHNHIISIFAPETNCTLNLYDTRGRLLKSRKLNNSGLQQIPVNLENGIYIVQLISEKMNKSGKVYVDK; encoded by the coding sequence ATGAAAAAAGCATTTACCCTCTCTTTAATTTTGGCAATAGCCTTTATAATGAACTCATTCGCAGAAACAACAGATTTCAGCGGAGATATTTATGTAGGGAGCGACCAAACGTATACCTCCCTCACCCAGGATAGTGATGCCGGGTTGTTCAAAGCGCTGAACAACGGAACGGTAACAGGGGATATAACCGTGTATATCACCTCCAATACCCCCGAAACCGGTTCCATCCCCCTTAATGAATTTGCCGCTCCATACACCCTGACCATCAGGCCTGATGCAGCGGAAGAGCGCAGAATTGCAGGAAATTGCACATTCAGTCGTGGAATCGTACAACTGAATGGAGCAGACAGAGTCACCATCGACGGAAGTTACGGTGGTTCGGGACATTATCTGACTATTGAGAATTCATACTGGAACAACCAGGTGGCAGCTATACAGTTTACCAGCACCGGTGCAGGATTGGGATGTACCAACAATACCATAAGAAATTGCATCATTAAAACCGGGTATAAAGATGGAGACAGCTATGGAATATACCTGGGTGGCTCCAACCTTGGCACCTCCTATCCTGGCCCGGATAATGACAACAACACTTTTGAAAACAATATCATAAACGATGCTTATTACGGGATCTACGTCAAAGGAAACTCCAGCGGTTGGGTCGATGGCCTCGTGATCAGCGGAAATAGCTTTGGAACCACCTCAAGCTCCATAGGATATACCGGTATTTACGTGGAATATGCCGACGGTGCTGAAATCAGCCATAATAATATAACAAATTTTACCGGCACCAAAAACAGCTTAAATGGTATTTGGATCCATACCGGAGTGCTCAACACGGAAGTTTCCGAAAATACGATTCACGGAATATACAGCAACACCGGAGGCGTCAAGGGCATAAGGGCGTATAACACTTCTGCATCATGCGGTATAATTTTGTATAATAACCTGATCTATGATATCGGAGGGCCGGGCGACAGCAGTCCCGAGACTTACGGAACATTAGGAATATATATTTATGGCGCAAACGATGGAATAAAAATATACTATAACACTGTTAACCTTTACGGGACATACAGTAAAAACTCAGCAACCAAATCTGCCGCCTTTTACACTGATAACGGACCAACAGGACTTGATATCCGGAACAATATCTTCTGCAACAGCATTTACAACAGTAACCACAGCGGTGCCAAAGCATATGCCATATATAATGAAACATCCAGCAGTGCCATCTACACGGAAATAGATTACAACGACTATTATGTATCAGGAACACAGGGCATTTTGGGTTACCTATCGTCCGATAAAACTACGCTGGAACAATGGCAAACAGCAACCGGAGAAGACGATAACTCCCTGGCTGTTGATCCCCTGTTCCGTTCATCCAGCCAGCCTCAGCCTGTAACCGGGTCGCCTGTACTGGATGAAGCCACACCGCTGGCCGCTGTAACCACCGATTACCTCGGAGTCACACGTGATGCCACTACTCCCACCATGGGAGCCTATGAAGAAGCCTATGTCATTCCTACGCTCGACTGGGCCAACCTGGAATCCCCAGCTTCCGCGACGGCACCGGAAGGAACGACCCTAAGTGTAACCGCTCAGGTACGTGAAAACGGGGTAACCACAGGACAGGGGCAGGGAGCGGGCATAGAAGCCTGGATAGGCTGGAGTACCTCCGATACGGATCCATCTACCTGGTCGGACTGGGTTGAAGCAAGTTACAGCGGTGACGACGGCAACAACGATGAATATACGGCCTTGATCTCCGGGGATTTTGATGCGGGAGACTATTACTTTGCAAGCCGTTTCAGGATCACCGATGGTAATTACCAGTACGGAGGTTATTCCGTCGGTGGTGGTGATTTCTGGGACGGAAACTATTATGTGTCCGGGGAATTGACCGTGAGCAACAACAGCGTTAGCTGGGCAAATATCCACTCACCGGATACGGTCGATGTAATGGACGGCAATACCACGGAAATATACGCCAGGCTTGAGGTTCCGAATGTTACAAGCTTAGATAGCGCATCAACGGGCATTGTTTGTTATATTGGCTGGAGCGACCAGGACACCGATCCTTCTACCTGGAGCGACTGGGAAGAAGCTACCTTTAACCAGCGCGACGGCAACCATCATGAATATGTCGCCACACTGGGAACCGGATTGGCCCAGGGAACGTATTATTATGCCAGCCGCTTCACATTGTGCAACGATGCCCCCGTCTATGGAGGCTATAGTGATGCCGGAGGCGGATTCTGGAATGGCACAACAAATATCTCCGGAGTGCTGAACATCACCCCGGTCATGCTGAACGTTCCCTTTAGTGAAAACTTCGATAGCTACCAACCACCACTCTTACCCGGTGGATGGACAGTGGAAGATGCAAACATGAACGGAGTTGCATGGGAAAACTACTCTTATATGATGGCAACCTATTCGTTTGGCACGGAAGCAATGGACGACTGGTTTTTTACACCCGCGATCAGTCTTACAGCCGGTGTTACCTACAGGCTTGGGTTCACCTACGCTGTTGATGATGAAACCAGACCCCATAAACTGGAAGTTAAATACGGCGATGCAAACAACTCGGCAGCCATGACATCCTCCGCTATTTTCAGCAACACCAACATCACCAATACCATGTTTGAAACAGCAGAGTGTGAGCTTACCCCATCGGTAACAGGCATTTATTATATTGGCTGGCACGGATTCAGCAATGCGGACATGTACTCTCTGTATGTAGATGACATTGAATTCGAAATGATTAATTCCTGGTCAGGCCTGATAAATCAATACTGGAGCAATCCGGGTAACTGGGCTTCGGGATATGTCCCCACTTCCGCTACAAATGCCAGTATTACCAGTCCTCACCAGGTAATTGTTGACATTCCCGATGCAACATGCAGAAATCTTACCATACAGAACGGTGCCAAGCTGACCATTAATCCGGGGATGGGTTTGCATGTTACCGCAAGCATTATTAACCCGGGATTGGAAGCAGGTTTGCTTATTCTCAGCGACAATACCGGGACAGGAAGCCTCTTACACAATAATGCCGCCGTAAGGGGAGTCTTTCAGCGCTATATTGCAGCCAGTGATTGGGTAAATGGCACGGGCGACTATCATTTTGTCTCTTCTCCGGTGATCAACGCTGAGATATCCGGAAACTGGACACCGGTGGGCGGCGGCGATGATTATGATTTCTTTGGTTATGATGGAGGACTGGATCTTTGGCTGAATCAAAAACTCCCGGAAAACAGCATTACCAATTTTGAAGAAGCAACAGGCTACCTGGTGGCTTACCAGCAGGACAAAACGCAGGTTTTCAGCGGTGAACTCAATGTTGGCGGCGTAAGCTGGAGCCGTAGCATAAATCAAGACACCTATGTTCTGACGGGCAATCCCTTTGCCTGCGCCATAAGATGGAACGGTGCCGGAGCAAGCTGGATGCTGGATGGTGTTGCGGATATTGCAAAGATATGGAACCGGGCAAACCTGAGTTATACCGATCTGATGCCCGGTGATATCATCCCGGCCACCAATGCATTTATGGCTTTAGGAGAAGGCATTTATGCAAATGTTACCGTACAGCTTAGTATTCCCCCGGATGCCCGTCTGATCAGTTCCACTGCATTTTACAAATCCGATGAAACTCTGGGTATATTCCTGAAAGTCAGCGAAGCAGGAGGCGGATCGGCCCAGGAAAGCAGGATCATGCCGCATGAAGCCGCATCGGGAAGCTTTAATCCAGACTGTGACTCGAAATTTTACGCAGGATATGCGCCCAAATTTTACTCGATGAAAGGGAGTGAGCCATTATCCACCTACGCTGTGAAGGATTTTACCCAGGTACAGGCTATCCCCTTTGGATTTGAGAAGAATGAAGCAGGTGAGTTTGTCCTGGAGATGATCAAAGAAAAATCGATCGAAAGCCCTGAGGTATACCTGAGCGACCTGAAGACCGGGGTCGTTCAGAACCTCAGCAAAAATCCTGCATATCACTTTATTTCAGATAGTTGGGATGACCCAAACCGCTTTGTCATCCATACAGGACAGGTGAGTATTGCTGATCCGGAGCAGGAAAATGAGCTTTATGTGTACTATCATAACCATATAATTAGTATCTTTGCACCCGAAACCAACTGTACCTTAAATCTCTACGACACCCGCGGGCGCTTGCTGAAAAGCCGAAAATTAAATAATTCCGGACTACAGCAAATCCCTGTAAACCTCGAAAATGGGATTTACATAGTGCAGCTAATAAGCGAAAAAATGAACAAATCCGGGAAAGTATATGTTGATAAATAG
- a CDS encoding C10 family peptidase, which yields MGRGLKVISLLICLLLSNGINANPVERDKAAIVAENFYCHILTVGDMTSNASLQPELSTYYFQDLPVFFIAGFQEGFVLLSTDSDLPPILGYSAEGFFDIANLPPALDYFLKKYAEELISGLLPDKEASKTNDKNWDLLYNGMIPADREALFRSEGVPLLTSSWNQNYPYNKYCPADPDGPGGHAYAGCVATAMAQVMYYYRWPAQGSGSHAYFSTHYDTIKADFGNTIYRWEEMCDAIHYYSNDAIAELMFHCGVSINTSYSSNGSGAYSIDCMPALQDYFGYSDGMRYILRADVGDAYSDSLKLNIDAGMPVIYRGGSFWESHSFVCDGYQGDYFHFNFGWSGSGDGYYLLDGLTPFGYNLVPQQAALTNIHPGQGFPCHCNGCDTLSDIKGSFTDGSGPYSYLPNKSCSWLISPDNLDVSQIIITMKTLDTEENIDVIRIYEGPDTSFPLLYELSGQSDEINIIAHSGEVLVTFTTNGEDNRQGFMAEYICLEYTFCQPVNSHTWLSQWLFDNSGPYPYADNTYCSWMIQPYNPSVDSISGINIVFSAFGTEENHDYLRIFSGTDTTQEAAAILSGSTLPSDILLPAETASMVFTSDGSGTGDGWSLRYEIIYPEYCSDTVILTEPAGTVSDGSGSKKYVNGSDCYWLIEPAEATDLTLTFTAFDLENGYDRLKIYDPSQNPPVLLADLTGRKIPAPVNSPSGAMLLYFSTDANINADGWEAEYQTGNFGIAKNGQEEGICIYPLPAHEEVFIEFSFPTRQNMQITFYGCNGTQICSPIQISPGNKKIRLDISPIPPGLYFLEILGGNERSIHKLLKTP from the coding sequence ATGGGTCGTGGATTGAAAGTCATATCATTACTGATCTGTCTGTTACTAAGTAACGGAATCAACGCAAATCCCGTTGAACGGGATAAAGCGGCCATCGTTGCAGAGAACTTTTATTGTCATATCCTCACTGTCGGGGATATGACTTCAAACGCATCCCTGCAGCCCGAACTTTCAACATATTATTTTCAGGATCTCCCCGTATTTTTTATTGCCGGATTCCAGGAAGGGTTTGTGCTTCTATCCACCGATAGCGACCTCCCTCCCATCCTGGGGTATTCAGCGGAGGGATTTTTCGATATTGCAAATCTTCCACCCGCGTTGGATTATTTCCTGAAAAAGTATGCAGAAGAATTAATTTCAGGATTGTTGCCTGACAAGGAAGCCAGCAAAACGAACGATAAAAATTGGGACCTATTATATAATGGTATGATTCCGGCAGACAGGGAAGCATTGTTCAGGAGCGAAGGGGTACCTCTTCTTACCTCATCCTGGAACCAGAACTACCCATACAACAAATACTGTCCGGCCGATCCCGATGGACCCGGAGGCCACGCCTATGCAGGATGTGTGGCAACGGCCATGGCCCAGGTGATGTATTATTACCGCTGGCCGGCTCAGGGAAGCGGCAGTCATGCTTACTTCAGCACGCACTACGATACCATAAAGGCAGATTTCGGTAATACTATCTACCGCTGGGAAGAGATGTGCGACGCTATCCACTATTATTCCAATGATGCCATCGCGGAGCTGATGTTCCATTGTGGAGTGAGCATCAACACGTCTTACTCTTCCAATGGTTCCGGAGCCTATTCCATTGATTGCATGCCGGCTCTGCAGGATTATTTCGGGTATTCGGATGGCATGCGTTACATCCTGCGTGCAGATGTGGGTGATGCCTATTCCGACAGCCTAAAGTTGAATATTGATGCAGGAATGCCGGTCATATACCGGGGAGGCAGTTTCTGGGAAAGCCATTCCTTCGTTTGTGACGGTTACCAGGGTGATTACTTTCACTTCAACTTTGGCTGGAGCGGCAGCGGTGATGGGTACTATCTTCTCGACGGACTGACTCCCTTTGGGTATAACCTTGTCCCGCAGCAGGCTGCTCTGACGAATATCCATCCCGGGCAGGGTTTTCCATGCCATTGCAATGGATGTGATACCCTGAGCGATATCAAAGGCTCCTTCACCGATGGCAGTGGACCATACTCATATCTGCCAAATAAGAGTTGCTCCTGGCTGATCAGCCCGGACAACCTTGATGTCAGCCAGATTATTATTACCATGAAAACCCTGGATACTGAGGAAAACATTGATGTGATCAGAATTTACGAAGGTCCGGACACTTCCTTTCCGTTGCTATATGAACTCAGTGGCCAGAGCGATGAGATCAATATCATAGCCCATTCCGGCGAGGTGTTGGTTACGTTTACAACAAACGGGGAGGATAACCGCCAGGGATTTATGGCAGAATATATATGCCTTGAGTATACTTTCTGTCAGCCGGTCAATTCCCATACATGGCTCAGCCAGTGGTTGTTTGATAACAGCGGGCCCTACCCTTATGCCGATAATACTTACTGCTCCTGGATGATACAACCCTATAACCCTTCGGTTGACAGCATATCCGGTATTAATATCGTTTTCAGTGCATTCGGTACCGAGGAAAACCACGATTATCTCAGGATATTTTCAGGTACGGATACAACGCAGGAAGCAGCAGCGATACTTTCAGGAAGCACTCTTCCTTCGGATATCCTTCTTCCTGCGGAGACCGCTTCCATGGTTTTTACAAGCGATGGTTCCGGAACAGGCGATGGATGGTCATTACGGTATGAGATTATTTATCCTGAATATTGTTCTGATACGGTAATCCTCACTGAACCTGCAGGAACGGTCAGCGACGGTAGCGGCAGCAAAAAATATGTCAACGGCAGCGATTGTTACTGGCTCATTGAACCGGCAGAAGCCACTGATCTGACTCTCACTTTCACTGCTTTTGACCTTGAGAACGGTTACGATCGTCTCAAAATCTATGATCCTTCTCAAAATCCGCCTGTCCTCCTTGCCGACCTCACAGGAAGGAAAATCCCTGCCCCTGTGAACTCCCCTTCCGGGGCTATGCTCCTTTATTTCTCAACCGATGCCAATATCAATGCAGATGGGTGGGAAGCGGAATATCAAACCGGAAATTTCGGGATAGCAAAAAATGGACAGGAAGAAGGCATATGCATTTACCCTTTGCCGGCCCATGAGGAAGTCTTTATTGAATTTTCTTTTCCAACCCGGCAAAATATGCAGATAACCTTTTACGGTTGCAACGGTACTCAAATATGTTCACCTATACAAATCTCACCCGGAAATAAAAAGATAAGGCTGGACATCAGCCCAATACCACCCGGCTTATATTTCCTGGAAATCCTTGGCGGAAATGAACGGAGCATCCATAAGCTCCTCAAAACGCCATAA